One window of Lacerta agilis isolate rLacAgi1 chromosome 14, rLacAgi1.pri, whole genome shotgun sequence genomic DNA carries:
- the NDUFAF8 gene encoding NADH dehydrogenase [ubiquinone] 1 alpha subcomplex assembly factor 8 has protein sequence MSSRGVWGHVRERLQRFPELLAGCGEPASAYGKCVASRTTGHGDLRMDACAEEFEMLMECFAKSAKRNVK, from the coding sequence ATGTCCAGCCGAGGAGTCTGGGGTCACGTCCGGGAGAGGCTGCAGCGCTTCCCCGAGTTGCTGGCGGGTTGTGGGGAGCCGGCCTCCGCGTACGGCAAGTGCGTTGCCTCCAGGACGACAGGCCACGGGGACCTGAGGATGGATGCTTGCGCCGAGGAATTTGAGATGCTGATGGAATGCTTCGCGAAGAGCGCAAAAAGGAATGTAAAGTGA